In the Rhododendron vialii isolate Sample 1 chromosome 2a, ASM3025357v1 genome, CTTTGCAAGTGTAAAATTGTTTGTAACGCCAAGGGATTTGGTCAAGTGGTTTgagaaatttacaagaaatcACTTTCTTTGTGGGCTAATCTCGAGTATAGAACCCTGGTCAATTGCAAGGAGAACAAGTCCACCGACCAGTCGGACTCACCCTTGGGACATAGAGGAATGACTTCTCGTGATCGCATGACCCCATAAAAATGCTGGTGGGGCACTAATGGCGGTGCCCCAAAACCACTGAATGATTACTTCAACATTGTGGGGTCATGTAACCCCATGAAATCCAGAATAATACAGGAGTaactaaaaatatgtaatactCCATCTATCCATTTTTAAATGTTTATTTAGTCTTGTAATTTTAACTTATTAAGGATAAACCACATCAACTTGTAtctctatttttcaaaattatcctcCACTTTCTCCATTAACTCTTTATctattaacttttcaaaaagacaacAATAATTATACAATCTTCTaatcattaacttttcaaaataaacattAATTAAAAGAcaactcaaaatgaaaaattagactATTATTTGGAGACGGAAGAGTAGTATTTTTCAGATTGCTCTTATCatgatgaattggaaagtaaTACGGTATTacaaaatgaaaggaaaaaaattcaagaaagagAAGAATACAATCGAAATTCGTAATATTGTTGAATATGCAGTGGGTGGTGGTTTGTTTGAAGTGACTAGATTAAAATCTTTTTAAATCCCATATTCTAGTAAGTATCAAGATAAATTTAAATTGGAATAAGTGGGGATATATCTAACAAGGTGTGAATTTCAGTGAAAATGAGGGGGTATCGCTAAAGTTCATCGATGATTTCCTACAACATATCCAGCGCTTGCACTCTCAATCACTACATTGAACTCACGCTCTCGCAAATTTTACTAGTAGATTAGAATGTGTTTCAAAGACGCTTTCACGCTTGCCTCCTACTCACGTACACGCCCAAGAATTACGTGACTTCTGGGTTTTTTTATCAGAGAATTTTGTGACTTTTAGGTTATGACCTTCAATAAGATGGTCTGGGCTTTAGACACATACATCATAGCATGGGAAAAAATCCATGAAAGGATCAAGAATTATGAGGGCGTCAATAACCTAATTCTGGTTGAACAAATAAAAAGAATCTAAAATTTTACCCGGACGGGGATAATAATCCCTACACAATCGCGCACCCAGATCTCGGGATAGTAATCTCATGGTTTAAATTGCTTCACTTGCAACATGCAATGGTTTGATATTTTTAGTCACTTGCTATATATGGCCAACCAAAAACGAACATTTCAAACACGAGTTACACGAAAAGCTTCGTGCCAAGGATAGACATTGCAGATTATTCCTCTAAAATCGACATCGCAGATTATTCCTCTAAAATCGGAGTCGGTGGGTGTCGACTGAAAATAATTCAGGACAACAACAATCGGCATTACAACCTAAAGATTGAGATGAGTTTTTACACGCGTGAGACCTTGCCGATGAAGCGCCGAACGAGACACTAAAATTACCTCTCAATATAGCAGCTCCTCAAAAACAGGATCAACAGATTGTCCCCACTTTCCGTGATACATCTCCAAAAGCTTCTCGGCTGGTGTTACTCCtgccaaaacaacaaaaatcaaaTCAGTTGAGTACTGCATCTATTAGGATAATGGTCCAGAAACTGAAGCACATCATCTCAGATCCCCCATTTTAGACAATAGAATCACGGCAAAAACATGTACTCTTGCGACGAAACAAATATTCTTGAAATCTGTTTTGGAGCAATGGCATTATACCCGAGGAAATGGTTCTTTCTCTTTGATAGGTAAGCAAATATATTGAGGGTCCGTTCCagattctcaaataagtacttaaaaaataaagacctattttcaagtttaaaattaatgggcttacaaaaataattttccaaattttttttgcagtgtttgatagatatcattgagatctatcattCCACCTGAAACAATCATGACAGACGGCAAGAGGGTGCAACGTATACCTGCGGGGATGGTTCTTTACTTATGATGTTACAAATTTTGTAACTAATAAATGGCTTTCTATACGGTTGATGAGGATAATCTCACTAAGATCAAAAACTCGTTCCACCTCATACATACATCCCTGCAATCATCAATCCACCAAAGTGACTGCCACCCCCCACTGCTGTATCCAACGCCACTGCCAtccccctttctctttctcatgtCTTTCACCCGCTTCCTCTCTCTGTGTCTCCTGTGCCAtccccctttctctttctcatgtCTCTCACCTGCTTCCTCTCTCTGTGTCTCATGTATATACAATTATCCGTATGCCTATCTATCCCTCCATCCATCTATCTAATTCACTTAAACACCCACCGCTATCGTGTACCATGCTGCATCCACCCTTTTTTTTCTCGTCTTCGATATGTTCCCTATCTTACAAATGTGCAAGCAGCACACATATGCATCAAAATATTAGGAAACAAACatagaaaaacaaatatttatattCAAAGGCACCTCGAGAATGGTAGTGTGATCACAACAGACAATGAATACTTGAGAACAAAAGGTAGAGAGGACAGTAAGTGATGACACCCCCCGCAAGCAAGCGCACAACTAACCAGTTTCTCCGGTgtgaaaagaaatagaatacAAAGCATATGATTCCGCCATTCCGACCACCTCTCAGATCTCAAATAAGTGGTTGGCATCTTCCCCCAACTACCAACCCACTCCCATGTTCCCAACACCAAGAAAACTGTTATTTTAGTACTTCATAGTTAATAGACCTGGTTGAGTTTACCTGTTCTAACCACCTCAGCCACTTCATTTAAAAATCCTGATTCCTTGAAGCCTCTCCTTTCCAAGCCATCCTGCAAAAGAATACATAAACCATGTATTGTAATATGGTGATCGGCATCTTTGACAAAAATAGCACAAGTATCCCAAGTCACCTTTGCCAACTTTACAACTTCTTCTGCTACATGCCTCAGCAATCCATCTCTAAATGGTGTCTTTAGGCCACTCTTTGGTACCTATGAATTACCATTTGGGATCACATTTGTGTTCTTTGTTAATGAATAGATATTTCTAGTAATTAACCACACTAATACAGAAATCAAAACAACTGTAAGTTTCATAATGTACACATATATCAGATGGAGTTGAATCCCATCTCAGATATATAACTCTATCCTATCCGCTTCATTGTCAAAATTACATAAACAGCAAGATCCAGACTCCAAACCATCCATCATTCGTTTCTAGTTCATCATTCAACCCCTCAATGACTTTTATTTTATAGTCGGAAATGGATGAACAATTGAGATGCAGATCATGGCAGTAGCACCATCCTTTTGCATGTAAATAGGCTTATGTACCTTATTTCTCAACATTTGTCGTTCTTCTGGGGTCCAATCAGCTGTAATGTCTAGCACACTCTGTAGAGAAACCTCATCGTACAATATACCCACCTGAAATATAAATATCCACATCATATGTAACTTCATCTAACCAGAGAAATCATCATTTCAGCAATGCAAACTAAAAAAAACAGGTGTCAGAGTTCTGATTAGAAACATATCAGATAGAGTGACAATTAATCAGCTAACAAATGGAATGAGATGACAATGAATGGATTTTTAGAAACGTATGGTAGTATAGTAGTCAATTAATGCTTTCATTTCTATCTAATCTAATGTAAAcctacaaaaaaattaaggtaTACAAATTCATAATACTGACTGAATGGCTAAATTAGCATTGACCAAGAAATCAGATCAACATATCGTATCATTATCTTAACAATCCTGATAGCAGCAAGTTTAATTCAGGGAGAAGTTCTGCACAAAATGTGTTGATTATAAGAGTACAGGTCAAAGAGGCAAAATACCCAAAATGCAGGCAATGCACATAACCTCCTCCAAGGGCCTCCATCAGCTCCTCTCATCTCCAAGTATCTCTTTAACCTGACCTACATGGGATAAGAAGAATATGGCTTTTAGCaagaaacataacaaaataCTGGGAACTTTCCTAAAGTTAACTCTTTAGCAACCACAAACCTCGGGAAATATTGTTGTCAAATGATTCTCCCAGTCATTGAGGGTCGGCAATTCACCAGGAATAGGAGAAAGTTTTCCTGACATGAAGTCCTGTAACATCATCACAAGCGAATAAGCAAAAAGTAAAAGGCCAAAAAATGGCCAAGCTGATGATATATAAAGAAAGCCTAAAATCAGTTCAGAAAATAACAAAGGTAGATGATAACCCGGAAGGACAATCCACTGCAATCAATATACTTCTTCTTCCGATAGACAAAATACATCGGCACATCAAGTGCATAATCTACATACTGTTCAAACCTATGcccagaaaaaaaagaaaaaaagaaaaagggtaagGGGTTAACATTGCTATCAATGGTTAGACTATTTAAAAAGACTAAAAGAAGTAATAAAGATCTTTAGAACTTTTAGTGCAAAACTGGAAGGAACACGTAATAAAAAGAACTAAACCAAATAGACGGCAGAGTATTCTCATGGCTGATCCAATCTTCATCTTTCCCAATGATAGAGCACAGAGAGATACAAAGCCATTTACTTATTCACCGTTACAAAAATTCCCTACTTAAGAttatgaagagaaaaaaagagttaCATTCATCCAACACTTGTGTATAGCGCctcttttgttttggtaattaTTCATCAACCCAGCTTTAGAAAACCGTTCTAGATTCCACAAGAGACCCCCGGAAAATATCAACACATACAGTACAATGTTCTTAAGAAAATGTAAACTTACCCAAAGGAGTCGTCAAAAACAAAGGGAAGCATGCCAGCGCGATTGTTATCGGTATCGGTCCAGATTTGACTGGTGAAACATACAGGAAACTATCAAACCCAAAGGAAAATTGCTACAACGTGAAAAATGATGAGTAGAAGGTAAGTTATGGTAACCTTCTCATACTAAGATAACCATTCGGCTTTCCTTCAGTGAACGGTGAATTGGCAAACAGTGCTGTTGCAATCTATTTCATTAACTATGCCAGTTAGATTCCAAGGAACCAAAGAAACTTCaggaaaaacaagaaagaggAAGGTTTCATACAGGCTGCAAGGCAAGACCAGCACGAAATTTCCTGATCATGTCGACCTCAGAACTAAAGTCCAGATTGACCTATTAAAGCCAGAAAAGATATCCATCATTTCTCATTCAGAACAAGCCTATCGTTAGGATAAACAAAAATGAACAGTGCCTTCAAGAGCCTTGGTTTTGAGAAAACCACCACACAATAACTGTTACCTTTACATTTCCCATACCTGAACAGTGCATGTCCGGAACATCATATCAAGTCCAAGAGAACCAACTTTAGGCATGTAATTCCTCATTATTTCATATCTTCCCTGAGCCAAGAAAAACTATGTCAGTACACAGGTAATATAAGTTTTCTAAGTTTGCATAAATGGCATAAGAAAACCAACATCATAATAGTTTTGTAGGACAAAATGGCATGGGAATTAGCATAAAAATTCCACAGTTAGAAAATAAGATGATCAAATGATGAAGGAATCATGATCTGATGGAATGAGACTGTAGAGATGTAAAGCAATATCTTAaggaaacaaagaagaaaacagtATGATGTGGTTCTTTCAACAAAAGCCTTAGATACTAGACAGAAAGAAAGATCAAAAACTTAACGTGGCTACTAAATGACTCAAGAGTTTCACTTCATCAAAGGCAAATGTAAAGGTGAGTCTCTACTGGCAATTCACTAAAGTTAACCTCTAGCAAACACCAAGAATTACAGGTTACAATTTATACGATGAGAAAAATATAATTTCTCCTttacctataaaaaaaaaaagggctaaTATAATGGCTCCTTCCTAGCCCAATAGTGCTGAGAGAGTACAGAACATAAAATTGGTATAGACAAAAAAGATGCAGGGTTGAGAGATACATGTAAAACTAACTTCCACAAGTAAACGTCAACTACTCATGTGGTCAGCCAGTCCAATCTGTATCTGTCAGGcgtgtcttttatttttactCTCCTTCCTATTTCATGTCCAGCCCAAAAAAATTCGCACTCTACATGCCCTAAGGCCTGAGAAACCTCTATCATTAACTTTCTCGGAACTTGGCATAAAATGGATAAAATTAGTCAAGAGTATTCTATTGATCAATAATACGAGAGACACCAAATAAAACCCCGCATACACCACCAATTCTCACATGCTGTCAGTTTGGAAGCTCTCTTGG is a window encoding:
- the LOC131315642 gene encoding glutamate--cysteine ligase, chloroplastic-like, giving the protein MALRSQVGPSHCIRSKNIKCMVDCSFVSNIGNRMDASKMKDTRVSFPSLPLKATRTMQRLHLYSSSVQYKRGHRVIVTASPPTEDAVIATAPLTEEDLVAYLASGCKTKEKWRIGTEHEKFGFEIKTLRPMKYEQIADLLNGIAERFDWEKILEGDNIIGLKQGKQSISLEPGGQFELSGAPLETLHQTCAEVNSHLYQVKAVAEEMGIGFLGIGFQPKWGLKDIPIMPKGRYEIMRNYMPKVGSLGLDMMFRTCTVQVNLDFSSEVDMIRKFRAGLALQPIATALFANSPFTEGKPNGYLSMRSQIWTDTDNNRAGMLPFVFDDSFGFEQYVDYALDVPMYFVYRKKKYIDCSGLSFRDFMSGKLSPIPGELPTLNDWENHLTTIFPEVRLKRYLEMRGADGGPWRRLCALPAFWVGILYDEVSLQSVLDITADWTPEERQMLRNKVPKSGLKTPFRDGLLRHVAEEVVKLAKDGLERRGFKESGFLNEVAEVVRTGVTPAEKLLEMYHGKWGQSVDPVFEELLY